In one window of Euzebya rosea DNA:
- a CDS encoding SPFH domain-containing protein, with amino-acid sequence MGLMDKLRGELVDIIEWLDDSRSTLAWRFPRYNNEIKNGAELIVREGQRAVFVYRGQLADSFMPGAYQLTTENLPILGTLQGWKHGFNSPFRSEVYFINTRPVTDLRWGTPQPITVRDPDFGMVQVRANGLCVVSIDEVDIFLREVIGTDSEVQADEISELLRRVISTAFSDMVLETGLGAIDLQGKQVELSGKLREYVQEKVDDEYGLGIDDITMNISLPDEITQAMTRGVAKGVETGGYVRNIGDINAYQQVASADAMQAAAANPGGGGGASDAMGLGLGLAMANQMAGQFGGQMGGQPAAAPPPLPAAQSFHVDVGGQQAGPYTVPQLQQAASQGQITGQTLVWSAGMAGWTPAAQVPALQALFAAPPPLPTAQTPPPVPSQPPAPPTPPAPPASDGDGEG; translated from the coding sequence ATGGGCCTGATGGACAAGCTGCGCGGCGAACTCGTTGACATCATCGAGTGGCTCGACGACTCGCGTTCCACGCTGGCGTGGCGCTTCCCCCGGTACAACAACGAGATCAAGAACGGCGCAGAGCTGATCGTCCGCGAGGGCCAGCGAGCGGTGTTCGTCTACCGGGGCCAGCTGGCCGACTCGTTCATGCCGGGCGCCTACCAGCTGACGACGGAGAACCTGCCCATCCTGGGGACGCTGCAGGGCTGGAAGCACGGCTTCAACAGCCCCTTCCGCAGCGAGGTGTACTTCATCAACACCCGGCCGGTCACCGACCTGCGCTGGGGCACGCCGCAGCCGATCACGGTGCGCGACCCCGACTTCGGCATGGTCCAGGTGCGGGCCAACGGCTTGTGCGTGGTGTCCATCGACGAGGTCGACATCTTCCTGCGCGAGGTCATCGGCACCGACTCCGAGGTCCAGGCCGACGAGATCTCCGAGCTGCTGCGCCGAGTGATCTCCACGGCCTTCTCCGACATGGTGCTGGAGACCGGGCTGGGCGCCATCGACCTGCAGGGCAAGCAGGTGGAGCTGTCGGGCAAGTTGCGCGAGTACGTGCAGGAGAAGGTCGACGACGAGTACGGCCTCGGCATCGACGACATCACGATGAACATCTCGTTGCCCGACGAGATCACGCAGGCGATGACCCGTGGTGTGGCCAAGGGTGTCGAGACCGGCGGGTACGTCCGCAACATCGGCGACATCAACGCCTACCAGCAGGTCGCCTCGGCCGACGCCATGCAGGCCGCGGCAGCCAACCCCGGTGGTGGCGGCGGCGCGTCCGACGCGATGGGCCTCGGCCTGGGGCTTGCGATGGCCAACCAGATGGCCGGCCAGTTCGGCGGCCAGATGGGTGGCCAGCCGGCCGCGGCCCCGCCGCCCCTGCCCGCCGCCCAGTCCTTCCACGTCGACGTCGGCGGACAGCAGGCCGGCCCCTACACCGTCCCGCAGCTGCAGCAGGCAGCCAGCCAGGGACAGATCACCGGGCAGACCCTCGTCTGGTCGGCCGGCATGGCCGGCTGGACTCCCGCGGCCCAGGTGCCCGCGCTCCAGGCCCTGTTCGCGGCCCCGCCGCCCCTGCCCACCGCGCAGACACCTCCACCGGTCCCGTCCCAGCCGCCGGCGCCGCCGACACCCCCCGCTCCTCCAGCGTCCGACGGTGACGGCGAGGGCTGA
- a CDS encoding S8 family serine peptidase, with amino-acid sequence MSARLVPGALPHRPAAPRALTVLAVLLLAAALVTTGSRAADAGASDLLDVDVAEATGDVLAIVHPADGVSLADAVTGAVDAGLLPAGEFPHVGVFGASGPVSAFNALAGTGLIERVEANHQLRLFTSSSHIATRGQAVLDGAVNGTPYDGSGVGVAVVDSGHDGTHPDLSANTAGNVKIIFPTTAGVPFPDTDTISGGGHGTHVSGIVMGDGSASNGQYHGAAPGASLYGISAGTAISVHSALGGLEWVLANHDQVTPAIKVVNNSWGSAAGSYNPGDAISIAVGNLIDEGVTVVFAAGNDGGNGSAQATSPTCIDPTPGVICVASYDDKGTGTRTGTVSTFSSRGRSGQVNTYPDISAPGTDITSTCRLTLPICATGSQVFSPVNTYSVLSGTSMAAPHIAGIAAQLYQANPGLTPAQVEDILEDTALQFTDGASYESDPTNPTTTTSVDKGHGLVDVVAAVTEALAR; translated from the coding sequence ATGTCCGCTCGTCTCGTCCCCGGGGCCCTGCCCCATCGTCCCGCCGCACCGCGGGCCCTGACCGTCCTGGCGGTCCTCCTGCTCGCCGCTGCCCTCGTCACCACCGGCAGCCGCGCCGCCGACGCCGGCGCCAGCGACCTGCTGGACGTCGACGTCGCCGAGGCCACCGGCGACGTGCTCGCGATCGTCCATCCCGCAGACGGGGTGTCGCTCGCCGACGCCGTCACCGGCGCCGTCGACGCCGGGCTGCTGCCCGCCGGTGAGTTCCCCCACGTCGGCGTGTTCGGTGCGAGCGGCCCCGTCAGCGCGTTCAACGCCCTCGCCGGCACCGGCCTGATCGAGCGGGTCGAGGCCAACCACCAGCTGCGCCTGTTCACCAGCTCCTCCCACATCGCCACCCGCGGACAGGCCGTGCTCGACGGTGCCGTCAACGGCACCCCCTACGACGGCTCCGGCGTCGGCGTCGCGGTCGTGGACTCCGGCCACGACGGCACCCACCCCGACCTGTCGGCCAACACCGCGGGCAACGTCAAGATCATCTTCCCGACCACCGCAGGCGTGCCCTTCCCCGACACCGACACGATCTCCGGTGGCGGCCACGGCACGCACGTGTCCGGCATCGTCATGGGTGACGGCAGCGCGAGCAACGGCCAGTACCACGGTGCGGCCCCCGGGGCCAGCCTGTACGGCATCTCCGCAGGGACCGCCATCAGCGTGCACAGCGCCCTGGGGGGCCTCGAGTGGGTCCTGGCCAACCACGACCAGGTGACGCCCGCGATCAAGGTCGTCAACAACTCCTGGGGCTCGGCCGCCGGCAGCTACAACCCCGGTGACGCCATCTCCATCGCCGTGGGCAACCTGATCGACGAAGGCGTGACCGTGGTGTTCGCCGCGGGCAACGACGGTGGCAACGGCTCGGCCCAGGCCACCAGCCCGACCTGCATCGACCCGACCCCCGGCGTGATCTGCGTCGCGTCCTACGACGACAAGGGCACCGGCACCCGGACCGGCACCGTCTCCACCTTCTCCTCGCGTGGTCGCAGCGGCCAGGTCAACACCTACCCCGACATCTCCGCCCCCGGCACCGACATCACGTCCACCTGCCGCCTGACCCTGCCGATCTGCGCCACCGGCAGCCAGGTCTTCTCGCCGGTCAACACCTACTCGGTGCTGTCGGGCACCTCGATGGCCGCCCCGCACATCGCCGGGATCGCCGCGCAGCTGTACCAGGCCAACCCCGGCCTGACCCCCGCGCAGGTCGAGGACATCCTCGAGGACACCGCCCTGCAGTTCACCGACGGGGCGTCCTACGAGTCCGATCCGACGAACCCGACGACCACCACCTCGGTGGACAAGGGCCACGGCCTGGTCGACGTGGTCGCCGCCGTCACCGAGGCGCTGGCCCGCTGA
- a CDS encoding oxidoreductase, with the protein MHTRSTTLPGGTRTLGDVEVTRFGYGAMQLAGPWVMGPPADPAGARAVLRAAVDMGITHIDTSDAYGPRITNELIREALHPYPDDLLVATKVGATRDAEGGWPPARRPDDLRRAVHENLESLGRDVLDLVNLRLGDAEGPRAESIAEPFGALVDLQQKGLIRHLGLSNATSQQVDEARLIAPVVCVQNMYNLAHRHDDALVDRLADEGIAYVPFFPLGGFSPLQSTVLSSVAARLAATPIAVALAWLLHRSPTILLIPGTSSVTHLRENAEGAGMSIPPDLLAELDAIGGDGLGG; encoded by the coding sequence TTGCACACACGTTCCACCACCCTGCCCGGCGGCACCCGGACCCTCGGCGACGTCGAGGTCACGCGTTTCGGGTACGGCGCCATGCAGCTCGCGGGCCCCTGGGTCATGGGGCCACCCGCCGATCCGGCCGGCGCGCGGGCCGTGCTGCGCGCAGCCGTCGACATGGGCATCACCCACATCGACACCAGCGACGCCTACGGGCCACGCATCACCAACGAGCTGATCCGGGAGGCCCTGCACCCCTATCCGGACGACCTGCTCGTCGCGACCAAGGTCGGCGCGACCCGTGATGCGGAAGGAGGATGGCCACCCGCCAGGCGACCCGACGACCTCCGACGGGCGGTCCACGAGAACCTCGAGTCGCTCGGCCGTGACGTGCTCGACCTGGTCAACCTGCGGCTGGGCGATGCCGAGGGGCCGCGGGCCGAGTCGATCGCCGAGCCGTTCGGCGCGCTGGTCGACCTGCAGCAGAAGGGGCTGATCCGACACCTCGGGTTGAGCAACGCAACCTCCCAGCAGGTCGACGAGGCACGCCTGATCGCACCGGTCGTGTGCGTCCAGAACATGTACAACCTCGCCCACCGCCACGACGACGCGCTCGTCGATCGACTCGCGGACGAGGGCATCGCCTACGTGCCCTTCTTCCCGCTCGGCGGCTTCAGCCCGCTGCAGTCCACCGTCCTGTCGTCGGTCGCCGCACGACTGGCCGCCACGCCCATCGCCGTGGCGCTGGCGTGGTTGCTCCACCGGTCACCCACCATCCTGCTGATCCCGGGCACCTCCTCGGTCACCCACCTGCGCGAGAACGCCGAGGGTGCGGGCATGTCGATACCGCCCGACCTGCTCGCGGAGCTCGACGCCATCGGAGGTGACGGCCTGGGAGGGTGA
- a CDS encoding winged helix-turn-helix transcriptional regulator, which yields MATTTAAQRRAQARVDYDAFLAVCPSRQLLARISDKWVGLVLCALGGSDPTMHAAEAVEGPRAMRYSELARRIAGVSQKMLTQTLRALERDGLVVRTVTPTVPVTVHYELTDLGRSLHLVMRDLKGWAEANMEEVFANRDAHDARA from the coding sequence ATGGCCACGACGACAGCGGCACAGCGACGAGCACAGGCCAGGGTCGACTACGACGCCTTCCTGGCCGTGTGCCCCAGCCGGCAGCTGCTGGCGAGGATCTCCGACAAGTGGGTCGGTCTGGTGCTGTGTGCGCTCGGGGGCAGCGACCCGACGATGCACGCGGCCGAGGCCGTCGAGGGACCACGGGCCATGCGGTACTCCGAGCTGGCCCGCCGGATCGCCGGCGTCAGCCAGAAGATGTTGACCCAGACCCTTCGTGCGCTGGAACGGGACGGTCTCGTCGTGCGCACCGTCACGCCGACCGTCCCCGTCACCGTGCACTACGAGCTGACCGACCTCGGACGGTCCCTGCACCTCGTCATGCGCGACCTGAAGGGCTGGGCCGAGGCGAACATGGAGGAGGTGTTCGCCAACCGCGACGCCCATGACGCCCGGGCCTGA
- a CDS encoding DEAD/DEAH box helicase, with product MITPGPSRPAVDPPEDFQRLAMAEIDGTATEDELDFLEDHEPEWILALTRLLRRTDAAIDRARSSVDGPERKLVLRDLEAERLLIDVTLKDLVGEEEPARPEPRSDTTSGKGQGTDRDRTAEDDDDEDDDEDEEEPPGTVALQLSWLDGHVIAWAAGNKTEAESIEQLTERLQAVGAGGVGWQEREPLVLPDGTKVPMVHAPIKQALGWLVTMRTTHEDEAVAPSVTWLGLTAGLAVRLVAQGRMVPQLHRFKEGKSKGGNGRSHFRVRWAPALIDHDEFQSLSRVMPGVVSALTKSNDRRAFTELVVSDVIDAICTDAAARVEVPAPPPKPRSATEVAEAVLALMDGTVFDAPTQRGSELMKGMATWAKHVTGTSTIKLVVQLDPPDQGNAWHLRTLAVGANRKLEPVDAAMSNAPASRREQIKSELDRLEGLYKPLERGKAERRGEVILSQDEAWDLMTETGPILSAAGFEMRVPPLSRKKPKPGLRLTSTDTQESVVGARQLTTVAWSAVFGDVELSAEEIMALASESRPLVKAHGRWVELDKADLEAAAQALAERADQTRLTGADMLRHALGLEGTPLLGGISVAGDSWAANLLESAKDIPEHPPTTPEGFHGELRGYQADALAWLEFLHNAGLGGCLALDMGLGKTPTLLAHLALTTETGTHLAILPPAVLGNWAAEARKFTPGLKVVIHHGPGRAGKRELKGVVEKADVVLTTYGTAVRDIEALTETTWGKVVLDEAQTIKNPASETAQQLRRLDAHSRVVLTGTPIENGLGDLWALLDFTNPGLLGDRATFVAQLSRTAGAGRSTAEEALRTLNGVLVYRRTKAEPSIAAELPDRIDTLDHCSMTPEQIGLYQAVLDDLVVETAAEEGAPKKKGAVLAAITALKQICNHPAAYNDDGRPLDGRSGKLARLNEIVDNVFEADERVLIFTHFASWGEKLADYLTQRKGVEINCYHGGLARGARDRMIEEFQKGKGPGALVLSLKAGGTGLNLTAASHVVLYDRWWNPAVEDQARDRAWRIGQTRTVVAHRLVCPGTVDERVEEVVQGKRRIADMALPKSSSVGDLDSTQLQKVLGIDEDTLITEDDLEETTPEKVSA from the coding sequence ATGATCACCCCGGGCCCCTCGAGGCCCGCTGTCGACCCGCCCGAGGACTTCCAGCGCCTCGCGATGGCCGAGATCGACGGCACCGCCACCGAGGACGAGCTCGACTTCCTGGAGGACCACGAACCCGAGTGGATCCTCGCCCTCACACGCCTGCTGCGCCGCACCGACGCCGCCATCGACCGTGCCCGCAGCAGCGTCGACGGTCCCGAGCGCAAGCTCGTCCTGCGTGACCTCGAGGCCGAACGCCTGCTGATCGACGTCACCCTCAAGGACCTCGTCGGCGAGGAGGAGCCGGCCCGCCCGGAACCCAGGTCCGACACCACGTCGGGCAAGGGCCAGGGGACGGACCGGGACCGGACCGCCGAGGACGACGACGACGAGGACGACGACGAGGACGAGGAGGAGCCGCCCGGCACCGTGGCCCTGCAGCTGTCGTGGCTGGACGGCCACGTCATCGCCTGGGCCGCCGGCAACAAGACCGAGGCCGAGTCGATCGAGCAGCTGACCGAGCGACTGCAGGCCGTCGGCGCTGGCGGTGTCGGCTGGCAGGAACGCGAGCCGCTGGTCCTGCCCGACGGGACCAAGGTGCCGATGGTCCACGCGCCGATCAAGCAGGCCCTCGGCTGGCTGGTCACGATGCGCACCACCCACGAGGACGAGGCCGTCGCGCCGTCCGTCACGTGGCTCGGCCTGACCGCAGGGCTGGCCGTCCGGCTGGTCGCGCAGGGCCGCATGGTCCCCCAGCTGCACCGGTTCAAGGAGGGCAAGTCCAAGGGGGGCAACGGCCGGTCGCACTTCCGGGTCCGCTGGGCCCCGGCCCTGATCGACCACGACGAGTTCCAGTCGCTGTCGCGGGTGATGCCCGGCGTCGTGTCGGCCCTCACCAAGTCCAACGACCGCCGTGCCTTCACCGAGCTGGTCGTCTCCGACGTCATCGACGCGATCTGCACCGACGCCGCCGCCCGCGTCGAGGTGCCCGCACCGCCGCCCAAGCCGCGGTCGGCCACCGAGGTCGCCGAGGCCGTGCTGGCGCTGATGGACGGCACCGTCTTCGACGCCCCCACCCAGCGCGGGTCGGAGCTGATGAAGGGCATGGCCACGTGGGCCAAGCACGTCACCGGCACCTCGACGATCAAGCTGGTCGTGCAGCTCGACCCGCCCGACCAGGGCAACGCATGGCACCTGCGGACCCTCGCCGTCGGCGCCAACCGCAAGCTCGAGCCGGTCGACGCGGCCATGTCCAACGCCCCGGCGTCCCGCCGCGAGCAGATCAAGAGCGAGCTGGACCGCCTGGAGGGCCTGTACAAGCCGCTGGAGCGCGGCAAGGCCGAACGTCGTGGCGAGGTCATCCTCAGCCAGGACGAGGCGTGGGACCTGATGACCGAGACCGGGCCGATCCTGTCGGCCGCCGGGTTCGAGATGCGCGTCCCGCCGCTGTCGCGCAAGAAGCCCAAGCCGGGGCTGCGCCTGACGTCCACCGACACCCAGGAGAGCGTCGTCGGCGCCCGTCAGCTGACGACCGTCGCGTGGTCGGCGGTGTTCGGCGACGTCGAGCTGTCGGCGGAGGAGATCATGGCGCTGGCCAGCGAGTCACGCCCGCTGGTCAAGGCCCACGGGCGCTGGGTGGAGCTGGACAAGGCCGACCTCGAGGCCGCCGCACAGGCGCTGGCCGAGCGGGCCGACCAGACCCGCCTGACCGGCGCGGACATGCTGCGCCACGCCCTCGGCCTGGAGGGCACCCCGCTGCTCGGCGGCATCTCCGTCGCCGGCGACAGCTGGGCCGCCAACCTGCTGGAGTCCGCCAAGGACATCCCCGAGCACCCGCCCACGACCCCCGAGGGGTTCCACGGCGAGCTGCGTGGCTACCAGGCCGACGCCCTGGCCTGGCTGGAGTTCCTCCACAACGCCGGCCTGGGCGGCTGCCTTGCGCTCGACATGGGCCTGGGCAAGACCCCGACCCTGCTGGCCCACCTGGCGCTCACCACCGAGACCGGCACGCACCTGGCCATCCTCCCCCCGGCGGTGCTGGGCAACTGGGCCGCGGAGGCCCGCAAGTTCACCCCCGGCCTGAAGGTGGTCATCCACCACGGGCCCGGCCGCGCCGGCAAGCGCGAGCTGAAGGGCGTCGTGGAGAAGGCCGACGTCGTCCTCACCACCTACGGCACCGCCGTGCGCGACATCGAGGCGCTGACGGAGACCACGTGGGGCAAGGTCGTGCTCGACGAGGCCCAGACGATCAAGAACCCGGCCAGCGAGACCGCGCAGCAGCTGCGACGGCTCGACGCCCACTCGCGGGTGGTGCTGACCGGTACGCCGATCGAGAACGGGCTCGGCGACCTGTGGGCGCTGCTGGACTTCACCAACCCGGGCCTGCTGGGTGACCGCGCGACGTTCGTGGCGCAGCTGTCCCGCACCGCCGGTGCCGGTCGGTCCACCGCCGAGGAGGCGCTGCGCACCCTCAACGGGGTCCTCGTCTACCGGCGGACCAAGGCCGAACCGTCCATCGCCGCGGAGCTGCCGGACCGCATCGACACCCTCGACCACTGCTCGATGACCCCCGAGCAGATCGGCCTGTACCAGGCGGTGCTGGACGACCTCGTCGTGGAGACCGCGGCCGAGGAGGGTGCCCCCAAGAAGAAGGGTGCGGTGCTGGCGGCCATCACGGCGCTCAAGCAGATCTGCAACCACCCGGCGGCCTACAACGACGACGGACGGCCGCTCGACGGACGGTCCGGCAAGCTGGCCCGCCTCAACGAGATCGTCGACAACGTCTTCGAGGCCGACGAGCGGGTGCTGATCTTCACGCACTTCGCGTCGTGGGGCGAGAAGCTGGCCGACTACCTCACCCAGCGCAAGGGCGTGGAGATCAACTGCTACCACGGTGGCCTGGCCCGTGGTGCCCGCGACCGGATGATCGAGGAGTTCCAGAAGGGCAAGGGCCCGGGTGCCCTCGTCCTGTCGCTGAAGGCCGGCGGCACGGGGCTGAACCTGACCGCCGCCAGCCACGTCGTGCTCTACGACCGCTGGTGGAACCCGGCGGTGGAGGACCAGGCACGTGACCGGGCCTGGCGCATCGGCCAGACCAGGACCGTGGTGGCCCACCGCCTGGTCTGCCCCGGCACCGTCGACGAGCGGGTCGAGGAGGTCGTGCAGGGCAAGCGGCGGATCGCCGACATGGCGCTGCCCAAGTCCAGCTCGGTCGGTGACCTCGACTCGACCCAGCTGCAGAAGGTCCTCGGCATCGACGAGGACACCCTCATCACCGAGGACGACCTGGAAGAGACGACCCCGGAGAAGGTGTCCGCATGA